The genomic region TCGCCGGCGCTCGGCCAGGGTTCAGCGACCCAGACCTTGAGCACTCTGTCGTCGAAGTCGCCCTCCAGCCGCACGCTGTTCTCCTCGACGTCGCGATCGACGCGCGCCGGCTTCGCCAGCACCGACTCGAGTTGCACAGCGGTCACACCGCGCTGCGCCATCCGCTCCCTTGCATGGTTCGTGTAGCGAACGGATGCGCCGACTCGCGCGCGCGGGCCCTGGCGCCTCCGCGCCCGCACCGCAAGCACGATGACGAGCGCGAGCACGACCACCGCGATCGGCAGCCACAACCAGGACGCGTGCACGCGCGGCCCCTCTCCGCCGGACCGTCGGATTCACCGGCACAGCCACCGTAGCTGCGACGGGTCGGTGCCGGCCGGACACCGCGACGAGAGTCAGTCGCCGTGCGTCTCCTCATCGAGCTTCGTGCCGAGACCGGAGAACCTGAACTCCTCGACAGGGAACGGTTTGTGGGCGGCAGCTGATTCGAGGGCTCGCTGCGCGAAGACCGTCTCGATGATCGCGCGGGAGAACCCTTCCAACCCACGTCCGATCTCGACCACGGTGAGCAGCGGGTCGTCGGAGCGCGGAATCTCGGATCGCGCCTTCGTCGTCACGAGCACCACGGGCACGCCCGCGTCGAGCAGCGGGCCGGGCACCGTGAGTTCGCGGTCGTCGCCGAACAGCACGACGAGCGAGTTCTCGAACGCCGATTCCATCGGTCCGTGCAAGAACTCGTAGGTCTCGTGCGCCGTGGCGGGAACCCGTAACGCCTCGCGCACCATCAGGGCGAACTCGGTCGCGGTGGCGAACGAGACTCCGCTCGCGACGACATCCACTGAGTCGGCGCCGCCGAGCAGGCTGCCCACCGCATCGAGCAGTGGCCGGAATGACTCCTCGTGCCGCGCGATCGTCGTCTCGATGTCGGCAAGGCCCTTCGCGGCATCCTTCACGCCCCAGCGTTCGGCGAGGTACCCGAAGGCGAGGAGCGTTCCCGTGTAGCCGACGGAATACACCGGCGAGTCCGGCACGCCGCCGAGGTCGACACACCGGTCGACCGCATCGCCGATCTGGGCCTCAGGAAAGTTCGAGACGCCGATTCGCCGCCCTGGTGTCAACCGTCGTGCCGCCTCGAGGGGCTCGGGGCTGCGTCCGGACTCCGACACGATCACGTAGTGGTCGCCAGGCTGGTACCCGTCCGGTCCGATGAGCACCTCCGACGCCGTCAGGTCGACAGCGCGATGCCCCGCCTTCGCGAACACGGCGACCAGTGCGTTGCCCGCGTTGCGGGAGGCTCCCATCGCCACGACCGCGACCGTCTCGTGCGGCCCGAGAACAGGCAGATCCATGCCCTCGATGCTGTGGGTGACGGATGCTCTCACGGTCGAGAGCTGCTCGGCCTGCGTCGCCAATGCGTCGGCGAACGGGATTCTTGTCGTTGGCATTGCTATCCCTTCACGGAGCCAGTGGACATGCCACTGACGATGTAGCGCTGGAAGATGATCGCGATGATCACCGGTGGTAGTGCGGCGAGAAGCCCGCCTGCGGAGACGAGGCCGAAGTCGGTGGTATATCTGCCGGCGAATTCGCTGATCGCCACGGGCAGCGTCTTCGCCGCGTTCGTGGACGTGAAGATCAGGGCGTACATGAACTCGTCCCAGGCAAGAAGGAACGCGAACATGATCGCCGCCACGATGCCGGGGCGCGCCGCAGGCAGGATGACGTAGAACAGCGCCCCGAGCCGAGTGGTGCCGTCGATACGAGCCGCCTCTTCGAGCTCCTCTGGAATGGTCATGAAGTAGTTGCTCAAGATCCAGAGCACGAACGGGATGACGAGCGAACAGTCCACGAAGACCAGGCCGGCCTGCGTGTTGAGCAGTCCGAGCGAGTTGAGGATCAGATAGAGCGGAATGAGCAGGGCGATCTGGGGCAGCATGTACGTTCCCAGGAACAGCAGCAGCACCACTCGGCGAAAGCGGAATCGCAGCCGTGCAAAGGCGTAGGCGCCGAGGATTCCGACGATCATCGAGATGATCACGGTTCCGATGCCCACGACGAGCGAGTTCACGAACGCCGCTCGGAACGTCGCACCGACACTGTCCGCCCCGCCCCGGAAGATCGTCACGTACCTGCTGAAATCGAGTGCGCTCGGAATCCAACGAAGTGGAATCGTGATCAGCGTTCGCTGCGGAGTGACGCTCGCGAGCACCATGTACGAGATCGGCAGCAGACAGCACACCGCGACGACGAAGGCCGCGACGTGAATCAGGATCGAATTTCGCGTTGCTCGTCTCATAGCAGGCTCATGTCCGAACGTCGAAGGAACCGAAGATAGATCGTCGTGAGCACCAGGATGACCAGCACGATGATGATCGCCAACGCTGATCCCACTCCGAAGTTCTGGTCGGAGAACGCCCTGATGTAGGCGAAATAGGCGATCGTGGCCGTGCCGTTGATGGGGCCGCCCCGCGTCATCGCGTAGATGATGTCGAACACCTTGAACGCCTCCACTGTTCGCAGCACGAGCACGATGGAGATCGACGGCACGAGCAGGGGGAGGACGATCGAGCGAAGCATGCGCGGCCAACCGGCGCGATCGATGCGGGCGGCCTCGTAGAGTTCCGAGGGAATCGCCGTCAGCCCCGCAAGCAGGAAGAACGCCACGAGAGGCGTCGTCTTCCAGACGTCGGCGATGATGACCGCGTTGAGCGCGCTCATGGGCTCGCCGAGCCACGCCTTGTACTCGTGGATGACCCCCAGCTGTGTGAGCGCGGCGTTCAACGCGCCGTACTGAGCGTTGTAGATGCC from Humibacter ginsenosidimutans harbors:
- a CDS encoding SIS domain-containing protein translates to MPTTRIPFADALATQAEQLSTVRASVTHSIEGMDLPVLGPHETVAVVAMGASRNAGNALVAVFAKAGHRAVDLTASEVLIGPDGYQPGDHYVIVSESGRSPEPLEAARRLTPGRRIGVSNFPEAQIGDAVDRCVDLGGVPDSPVYSVGYTGTLLAFGYLAERWGVKDAAKGLADIETTIARHEESFRPLLDAVGSLLGGADSVDVVASGVSFATATEFALMVREALRVPATAHETYEFLHGPMESAFENSLVVLFGDDRELTVPGPLLDAGVPVVLVTTKARSEIPRSDDPLLTVVEIGRGLEGFSRAIIETVFAQRALESAAAHKPFPVEEFRFSGLGTKLDEETHGD
- a CDS encoding carbohydrate ABC transporter permease, whose amino-acid sequence is MTVASLNGSKEGAPEKRSLPRRGKRDRQGRLAFWLLLPAGVAVFGVVLYPIARTILVSLFQVNSALATDTPFVGLGNYVEVLQDPEFWNSLWRTLYFTVVSTALELVLGLIVAGLLNAKLRWRWLFRTIVVLPWAIPTIVNAAMWKGIYNAQYGALNAALTQLGVIHEYKAWLGEPMSALNAVIIADVWKTTPLVAFFLLAGLTAIPSELYEAARIDRAGWPRMLRSIVLPLLVPSISIVLVLRTVEAFKVFDIIYAMTRGGPINGTATIAYFAYIRAFSDQNFGVGSALAIIIVLVILVLTTIYLRFLRRSDMSLL
- a CDS encoding KH domain-containing protein; translated protein: MHASWLWLPIAVVVLALVIVLAVRARRRQGPRARVGASVRYTNHARERMAQRGVTAVQLESVLAKPARVDRDVEENSVRLEGDFDDRVLKVWVAEPWPSAGEIVVKSTAWNHVARFMIPAGAVGRVKGRGGATIRSICLDTGAQISIEKNGAVRIHADDKAAVDAARRKVMSLARR
- a CDS encoding carbohydrate ABC transporter permease; this encodes MRRATRNSILIHVAAFVVAVCCLLPISYMVLASVTPQRTLITIPLRWIPSALDFSRYVTIFRGGADSVGATFRAAFVNSLVVGIGTVIISMIVGILGAYAFARLRFRFRRVVLLLFLGTYMLPQIALLIPLYLILNSLGLLNTQAGLVFVDCSLVIPFVLWILSNYFMTIPEELEEAARIDGTTRLGALFYVILPAARPGIVAAIMFAFLLAWDEFMYALIFTSTNAAKTLPVAISEFAGRYTTDFGLVSAGGLLAALPPVIIAIIFQRYIVSGMSTGSVKG